A genomic window from Armatimonadota bacterium includes:
- a CDS encoding ABC transporter permease, protein MTREGSPWTGLWAVTLKELADHLSSIRMQLLEGLIFLTALGSAYAAAQELRATVAEDPFLYLKLFTTAREPLPSFIAFLSFLIPLVAIALGFDAINGEHNRRTLSRILSQPIYRDAVLLGKFLAALGTIALNLLALWLLVTGLGLLRLGVVPSGEEVARGLLFLLATLGYAGIWLALAMMFSVIFRQPATSALASIAVWLFVAVFWDIIVGLVAGVVRPVEGGTPFAELAHTRLRLGLSRLSPNTLYAEVLLVLLNPEVRSLGPVFLAQLEGAVLGTPLPLGQSLLLAWPQFTGLLAATLVLFAGGYVLFQRQEVRA, encoded by the coding sequence ATGACGCGTGAGGGCTCGCCCTGGACGGGCCTGTGGGCGGTGACGCTCAAAGAACTGGCCGATCACCTCAGCAGCATCCGCATGCAGCTGCTGGAGGGGCTGATCTTCCTCACCGCGCTGGGCTCGGCCTATGCGGCGGCGCAGGAGCTGCGCGCCACCGTGGCGGAGGATCCGTTCCTCTATCTCAAACTCTTCACGACGGCGCGGGAGCCGCTGCCGTCGTTCATCGCCTTCCTGAGTTTCCTCATCCCGCTGGTGGCGATCGCGCTGGGCTTCGACGCCATCAACGGCGAGCACAACCGGCGGACGCTGAGCCGGATCCTCTCCCAGCCCATCTACCGGGACGCGGTGTTACTGGGGAAGTTCCTCGCGGCGCTGGGCACCATCGCCCTGAACCTGCTGGCGCTGTGGCTGCTGGTCACCGGACTGGGCCTGCTGCGCCTGGGCGTGGTCCCCAGCGGCGAGGAGGTGGCCCGGGGACTGCTGTTCCTGCTGGCCACGCTGGGCTACGCCGGGATCTGGCTGGCGCTGGCGATGATGTTCTCCGTGATCTTCCGCCAGCCCGCCACCTCCGCGCTCGCCTCCATCGCCGTCTGGCTGTTCGTCGCCGTCTTCTGGGACATCATCGTCGGCCTGGTGGCGGGGGTGGTGCGGCCCGTCGAGGGCGGCACCCCCTTCGCCGAACTGGCGCACACGCGCCTGCGCCTGGGCCTGTCCCGGCTGTCGCCGAACACGCTGTACGCGGAGGTCCTCCTGGTCCTGCTGAACCCCGAAGTCCGCTCGCTGGGCCCGGTCTTCCTCGCCCAGCTGGAAGGGGCGGTGCTGGGCACGCCGCTGCCGCTGGGGCAGAGCCTGCTGCTGGCCTGGCCGCAATTCACGGGCTTGCTCGCCGCCACGCTGGTCCTGTTCGCCGGCGGCTACGTGCTCTTCCAGCGGCAGGAGGTGCGGGCGTAA
- a CDS encoding ABC transporter ATP-binding protein — protein sequence MSEPVIEAEGLTKRYGSVVAVDRLTLVLRRGEVFGMLGPNGSGKTTTILMLLGLTDPDEGTVRVLGEDPSRHPLAVKRRVGYLPDSVGFYDDLTARENLAYTARLNGFPRREAERRIEEALAQAGLTEVADRRVGAFSRGMRQRLGLADVLIKRPEITILDEPTAGLDPEAAMEFLALIRTLKMQGMTVLLSSHLLHQVQAVCDRVGLFSRGRMVLEGAFETLADRVLGGAYRIIVETRTDALAPVLASVPGVQGVRMDRPGVYHLDARVDCRAEVARTLVQRGAPLLGLALARPTLDEIYARYFQEARHDA from the coding sequence ATGAGCGAACCGGTCATCGAGGCGGAGGGTCTGACCAAGCGCTACGGATCGGTGGTCGCGGTCGATCGCCTGACGCTGGTGCTCCGGCGGGGCGAAGTCTTCGGAATGCTCGGGCCCAACGGCTCCGGGAAGACCACAACGATCCTGATGCTGCTCGGCCTCACCGATCCCGACGAGGGTACCGTCCGGGTGCTGGGCGAGGATCCGTCGCGGCACCCGCTGGCGGTAAAGCGGCGCGTCGGCTATCTGCCCGACTCCGTGGGGTTCTACGACGACCTCACGGCGCGGGAGAACCTCGCCTACACGGCGCGGCTCAACGGCTTCCCCCGCCGGGAAGCGGAGCGGCGCATCGAGGAGGCCCTGGCCCAGGCCGGGCTGACCGAGGTGGCGGACCGCCGCGTCGGGGCCTTCTCCCGCGGGATGCGCCAGCGGCTGGGACTGGCCGATGTGCTGATCAAGCGTCCGGAGATCACCATCCTGGACGAGCCCACCGCCGGCCTCGACCCCGAAGCCGCCATGGAGTTCCTGGCGTTGATCCGCACCCTCAAGATGCAGGGGATGACGGTCCTGCTCTCCTCGCACCTGCTGCACCAGGTGCAGGCGGTCTGCGACCGGGTGGGCCTGTTCTCCCGGGGGCGCATGGTGCTGGAGGGCGCCTTCGAAACCCTGGCCGACCGCGTGCTCGGCGGGGCCTACCGCATCATCGTCGAAACCCGCACGGACGCCCTGGCCCCGGTGCTCGCCTCGGTGCCGGGGGTGCAGGGCGTCCGGATGGACCGGCCGGGCGTGTACCACCTGGATGCGCGGGTGGACTGCCGGGCGGAGGTGGCGCGAACGCTCGTGCAGCGCGGCGCGCCGCTGCTGGGTCTGGCCCTGGCGCGGCCCACCCTGGACGAGATCTACGCCCGGTACTTCCAGGAGGCGCGACATGACGCGTGA